From the genome of Peptoniphilus sp. ING2-D1G:
AAATCGGAGATATCTTTTATAAACTCGTCATCAAGCTCAGGAAGTTCCTCATAGGAAATTGAATTTAATTTTATTTCAAATTGAGCTTCTTTGCCTTTTAATTCTTCAGATGAATAATCTTCAGGGAATTTTACATCGATTGTAAATTCTTCCCCTGTATTATGTCCGATAATTTGTTCTTCAAATCCAGGAATAAAGGTGTTTGATCCAAGTTGTAAGTCTTGTTTTTGTGCTGTGCCGCCTTCAAATACTTCTCCATTTATGCTGCCTTTATAATCGATGTTTACCTTATCTTGTTCTTTAGCCGGTCTGTCATCTACATTTACGATTCTGGCATTCATCTTTCTTTGGCTTTCAAGATCTGAATTTATAAGTTCATCTGTCACTTCGTATTTTACATCTTCAATTTCAAGATTTTCGTAATCTCCAAGTTTTACCTCAGGTTTTACATCCACGCTGATTTCAACATTTACATCTTGACCGTGAATTGCTTCTTTTATGTCGACCTTCGGTTGATCAACTACTTCAAGTCCCATTTCTTCTACAGCCTTTTCGTATTTTTCAGGAAGTTTATCATTTATGGCATCCTCAAGAAATACATCCTTACCATACACATTTTCGATTATTTTCTTAGGTGCTTTTCCCTTTCTGAATCCCGGTATTTGAAAGTATTTTCTGTTCTTTTTAAATACTTCTTCTTCTGCTGCCATCAATTCATCAGCTTTTAAAACTATATCAAAAAATACTGTATTTTTTTCTTTCTTCTTAATTTCAGTCATTATATCCTCCAAATTAACGCAAAACTGCGAGTTTAGTAATTTATATATTATATCATATAGCCTGTTTTTATTACAATTAAATATCTTGCAGGCTATTTTTTAAAATGTCAAGTTCTTCCTCGGTAAAAGTTACTCCCTTGGACATCTTTACATGGTCGGGATCCCATTCTCTTATGTCGTACTTGGGGGCTCTGTCATTCCATGAGACCATGTTGAGCTCCTTTGTCCAACCGTTGGACTTCTCTGAAAGAGTGGCTATGTGCTTAGTTATTTCAAATTTAAATTCACTCATTATCATTCTCCAATTTCTAAATCCGCCACGGGCATGTCCTTAAGCAATTTTTCAAGAGGATTTGTCATAAAACCCGAAATCAATTCCCCTTTAGCTTTATCTATAGCTTCCTCAGCTGAAAGTTCGATTCTGTCCTTAGGTGTTTTTCTAAGGGAATATTCAACTATACCTTCAGGCGCTCTTTTACCCACAGTTATCCTTATGGGGATTCCTATTAAATCTCTGTCGTTGAACTTAACTCCCGCTCTTTCATCTCTGTCATCAAGTAGAACCTCGAAACCATTTTCCAAGAAGTGGTTGTAAATTTTTTCCGCAAGTTCCACCTGATCTAACTTCTTTGGATTCATAAGGGTGACTATTATGTGATATGGTGCAACGGGTATTGGCCATTTAATTCCGAATTCATCGTAGTTTTGTTCTACTATTGCGCTTACTGATCTCGTTATTCCCACTCCGTAAGAACCCATCCATATGATTTGTTCCTTGCCCTTTTCATCAAGATAGGTAGCTCCTAAACTCTCAGAATACTTTGTACCCAATTGAAAGATATTTCCAACTTCTATTCCCCTTGCAAATTTATATTCTTCTCCGGTTTCCTCTATGGTATCCCCTTCTTGAACCATAAGCAGGTCATCCACTACCTCTCCTTTGAAGTCTCTTCCGTAATTTGCGTTCATTTTGTGATATTCTTCTTTATTTCCACCGACAACGAGATTGTCCATCTCTGTTAGAGATTTGTCCAGAATAATTCTCGTATCAAGACCTATTGGACCTGTATATCCGGGATATGAGCCTAACTTTAATATATCCTCATCACTCATCATTTCTATCTGATGATCCGGAACTCCCAGATATCCTTCAAGCTTTGCCATGTTAAGTTCCCTGTCACCGGGAATAAA
Proteins encoded in this window:
- a CDS encoding trigger factor (Involved in protein export. Acts as a chaperone by maintaining the newly synthesized protein in an open conformation. Functions as a peptidyl-prolyl cis-trans isomerase; High confidence in function and specificity), which encodes MTEIKKKEKNTVFFDIVLKADELMAAEEEVFKKNRKYFQIPGFRKGKAPKKIIENVYGKDVFLEDAINDKLPEKYEKAVEEMGLEVVDQPKVDIKEAIHGQDVNVEISVDVKPEVKLGDYENLEIEDVKYEVTDELINSDLESQRKMNARIVNVDDRPAKEQDKVNIDYKGSINGEVFEGGTAQKQDLQLGSNTFIPGFEEQIIGHNTGEEFTIDVKFPEDYSSEELKGKEAQFEIKLNSISYEELPELDDEFIKDISDFNTVEEYKKDAREKREKELQERAESEKESRVLAKIVEDMEVDVPEGMVNSQIDMQMDNFDRSLKMQGMSIEQYINMIGSNVEAFRDNLRADALQQVKTSLAIEQIAREQAIEITDEEIEKEADRVVEQYFGKEEDKKAEMKESMLKANKEGLKENLANRKAIDYVMGKTTFVEPKEETDEKKETEASEEDK
- the proS gene encoding Proline-tRNA ligase (Catalyzes the attachment of proline to tRNA(Pro) in a two-step reaction: proline is first activated by ATP to form Pro-AMP and then transferred to the acceptor end of tRNA(Pro). As ProRS can inadvertently accommodate and process non-cognate amino acids such as alanine and cysteine, to avoid such errors it has two additional distinct editing activities against alanine. One activity is designated as 'pretransfer' editing and involves the tRNA(Pro)-independent hydrolysis of activated Ala-AMP. The other activity is designated 'posttransfer' editing and involves deacylation of mischarged Ala-tRNA(Pro). The misacylated Cys-tRNA(Pro) is not edited by ProRS; High confidence in function and specificity) — translated: MRLSKLYMPTLKEAPADAEIASHKLLLRGAFIRKSASGVYTYLPLGYRVVRKVENIVREEMDRAGSQEILMSAIQPREIWDASGRWEKFGPEMFKLKDRHEREFCLGPTAEEYFTTLIKDEVKSYKQLPLNLYQIQTKYRDEKRPRFGINRTREFSMKDAYSFDRDPEGMQNSYYEMYEAYEKIFDRMELDYKIVEGDSGAMGGNKSHEFIALAETGEGVIAYSENGKYAATEEKAKVIYKLPKREEPAQLKEVHTPDCKTIEDLSKFLKTDKSRCMKAIDLAVQGKSILVFIPGDRELNMAKLEGYLGVPDHQIEMMSDEDILKLGSYPGYTGPIGLDTRIILDKSLTEMDNLVVGGNKEEYHKMNANYGRDFKGEVVDDLLMVQEGDTIEETGEEYKFARGIEVGNIFQLGTKYSESLGATYLDEKGKEQIIWMGSYGVGITRSVSAIVEQNYDEFGIKWPIPVAPYHIIVTLMNPKKLDQVELAEKIYNHFLENGFEVLLDDRDERAGVKFNDRDLIGIPIRITVGKRAPEGIVEYSLRKTPKDRIELSAEEAIDKAKGELISGFMTNPLEKLLKDMPVADLEIGE